From Miscanthus floridulus cultivar M001 chromosome 15, ASM1932011v1, whole genome shotgun sequence, the proteins below share one genomic window:
- the LOC136509072 gene encoding receptor-like protein 15 isoform X1: protein MLTNKLAMSMSCYFPLGTMLCVLFVLQLKFHMTCACAVEERDALMRIRSLLVQANAMDVPPSWGRSEDCCTWERVTCNNSTRVSGLKLDHMSQFVAIGTPCLSRLLNLNLTIFGSFRELQLLDLTWNSACLHNFDGLQELTKLRYLNLSGNYLIGDNVVLESVGRLGSLEAINFFGTGLGGALQDIDFRNLKNLRELRLGYNRLNGSIPASLFELPHLEYLDLSENLLQGHIPKIDLSRNLKKLQELDISRNQLNGTIQACLFELPCLEYLDLSGNLLQGHIPKIEHTRTLKTLRELHLGLNRLIGSIPAWLFELPRLVYLDLSGNLLQGHIPTSLSSNISLSLKTLKLAGNNLSGKFDFFWLRNYAMLKEVDLSWNTELAIDVKFLTSVTPFQLRALMLSGCNLDNSIIAGPNLFVTQRHMQFLDLSNNNLAGSLPNWMFSNETTLIYLGLANNLLVGSLDLMWQQQPNLQMINISRNFFRGQLPTDISSVFPNLTVLDASYNNISGYLPSSLCNISNLEFVDLSNNKLTGEVPSCLFTDCSLLEILKLSNNTLGGPILGGAKYICNVVDIYLDSNYFEGALPNNIQGIQGSDFVSVMDFHDNKLSGELDVSFWNISSLLFLSVASNNLNGQIYPTICNMTGLQYLDMSDNDFHGSIPNCSSKLPLYFLNMSSNTLSGFPSFFFNSSSVIALDLSDNQFRGSLDWIQHLSQIKFLKLGANMFEGHISADLCHLHYLNIIDLSHNRLSGSVPSCIGGISFGYLTNDDYGYLSMFSIFGFDVGQSNMDSDDPQFSYDDYLHQGFTFSTKGNVYTYSPSFFNLMSGIDLSANMLSGEIPWELGNLSHVKSLNLSRNFFTGQIPATIANMSAVESLDLSHNKLSGPIPWQMTQMSSLEVFSVAYNNLSGCIPNFGQFSSFSGESYLGNANLHNLTKENKCSLSTDTMEEVGDDVVTDDLVLYIISSASFVLAFWATVAFLFCHSMGQSLVLRL, encoded by the exons ATGCTCACCAATAAACTAGCTATGTCTATGAGCTGCTACTTCCCGCTGGGAACCATGCTCTGTGTCCTCTTCGTTTTGCAGCTCAAGTTTCACATGACATGTGCCTGCGCTGTCGAGGAGAGGGATGCTCTTATGCGCATCAGGTCTTTGTTGGTGCAGGCAAACGCTATGGACGTTCCTCCCTCATGGGGCCGGAGTGAGGACTGCTGCACCTGGGAGAGGGTCACTTGCAACAACAGCACACGAGTGTCGGGTCTCAAGCTCGACCATATGTCTCAATTTGTTGCAATTGGAACTCCATGCTTGTCTCGCTTGTTGAATCTCAATTTGACCATCTTTGGATCATTTCGTGAGCTTCAGCTGCTGGATTTAACTTGGAATTCGGCTTGCCTTCATAATTTTGATG GGCTTCAAGAATTGACTAAACTTCGGTATCTCAACCTCAGTGGAAATTATTTGATTGGGGATAATGTCGTCTTGGAATCCGTTGGTAGATTGGGTTCTCTTGAAGCCATAAATTTTTTTGGAACCGGTCTGGGCGGTGCTCTTCAGGACATAG ACTTCAGAAATCTCAAGAACTTGAGAGAACTTCGTCTAGGATACAATAGATTGAATGGAAGCATCCCAGCTTCCTTATTCGAGCTTCCACACCTTGAATACTTGGATCTTTCAGAAAATCTCCTTCAAGGGCATATACCT AAGATAGACCTCTCAAGAAACCTCAAGAAGTTGCAAGAATTAGATATAAGTCGCAATCAATTGAATGGAACCATCCAAGCTTGCTTATTTGAGCTCCCATGCCTTGAATATTTGGATCTTTCAGGAAATCTCCTTCAAGGACATATACCA AAGATAGAGCACACAAGAACCCTCAAAACCTTGCGAGAACTCCATCTCGGATTGAATCGATTGATTGGAAGCATCCCAGCTTGGTTATTTGAGCTTCCACGACTTGTATACTTGGATCTTTCAGGAAATCTCCTTCAAGGGCATATACCTACAAGCTTGTCTTCGAATATTTCTTTGTCACTTAAAACTCTCAAGTTAGCGGGAAATAATCTAAGTGGGAAGTTTGATTTCTTTTGGCTACGGAACTACGCCATGTTAAAGGAGGTAGACTTATCGTGGAATACCGAATTGGCTATCGATGTGAAGTTCCTTACAAGTGTGACTCCATTTCAACTGCGAGCACTAATGCTCTCTGGGTGTAACTTGGACAATAGTATCATTGCAGGACCAAATTTATTTGTCACACAACGTCATATGCAATTCCTTGATCTATCCAACAACAACCTGGCAGGGAGCCTGCCTAACTGGATGTTTTCAAACGAAACAACATTGATTTATCTGGGTCTTGCAAATAACTTGCTAGTAGGATCATTGGATCTGATGTGGCAGCAGCAACCTAATCTCCAAATGATCAACATATCTAGGAACTTTTTCAGGGGACAGCTCCCAACGGACATCAGCTCAGTGTTTCCCAATCTAACTGTTCTAGATGCTTCTTATAACAATATTTCAGGATATTTACCATCCTCTCTGTGCAATATTAGTAACTTGGAATTTGTAGACCTTTCAAACAATAAACTTACAGGGGAGGTGCCATCTTGCTTGTTCACTGATTGTTCATTGCTGGAAATCCTGAAGCTCTCAAACAACACTCTCGGGGGTCCCATACTTGGTGGGGCTAAGTATATCTGTAATGTTGTGGACATATACCTTGACAGCAACTATTTCGAAGGAGCATTGCCTAACAATATACAAGGAATACAAGGATCAGATTTTGTGTCAGTCATGGATTTTCATGATAATAAATTGTCCGGCGAACTTGATGTATCATTTTGGAATATTTCTTCCTTACTATTTTTGAGTGTTGCTAGTAATAATTTAAATGGTCAAATTTATCCAACAATTTGCAATATGACTGGTCTTCAATATTTGGATATGTCAGACAATGACTTCCATGGGTCTATACCAAACTGTAGCAGCAAGTTACCACTATACTTTTTGAACATGTCAAGCAATACCCTCTCAGGCTTTCCAAGTTTTTTTTTCAACAGCTCCTCTGTCATAGCTCTAGATCTAAGTGATAACCAGTTCAGGGGCAGTCTTGATTGGATACAACATCTTTCTCAAATAAAGTTTCTCAAATTGGGTGCGAATATGTTTGAGGGGCATATCTCCGCGGACCTGTGTCATCTCCATTACTTGAATATAATTGACCTGTCGCATAATAGACTTTCGGGTTCAGTACCATCTTGCATAGGTGGCATCTCATTTGGATACCTTACTAATGATGACTATGGTTATTTGTCCATGTTTTCTATTTTTGGCTTCGATGTGGGGCAATCTAACATGGACAGCGATGATCCACAATTCTCGTATGATGATTATCTCCACCAAGGCTTCACCTTCTCTACTAAAGGAAATGTTTACACATACAGCCCCAGTTTCTTCAATCTAATGTCTGGCATTGACTTATCGGCAAACATGCTATCAGGGGAGATCCCATGGGAGTTAGGAAATCTGAGCCATGTCAAGTCCCTCAATCTATCGCGCAATTTCTTTACTGGCCAAATCCCGGCTACCATTGCAAACATGAGCGCCGTGGAAAGCCTGGATTTGTCCCATAACAAGTTGAGTGGGCCGATACCTTGGCAGATGACTCAGATGTCATCTTTGGAGGTGTTCTCTGTTGCCTACAACAACTTATCAGGGTGTATACCAAACTTTGGCCAATTCAGCTCGTTCAGTGGGGAGAGTTACTTAGGCAATGCTAACCTTCACAATTTAACAAAGGAGAACAAGTGCTCTCTTAGTACAGACACCATGGAAGAAGTGGGAGATGATGTGGTAACTGATGATTTAGTCCTTTATATTATCAGTTCTGCGTCATTCGTATTGGCATTCTGGGCCACTGTTGCATTCCTGTTTTGCCATTCAATGGGACAGAGTCTGGTACTCCGACTATAG
- the LOC136509072 gene encoding receptor-like protein 15 isoform X2 translates to MLTNKLAMSMSCYFPLGTMLCVLFVLQLKFHMTCACAVEERDALMRIRSLLVQANAMDVPPSWGRSEDCCTWERVTCNNSTRVSGLKLDHMSQFVAIGTPCLSRLLNLNLTIFGSFRELQLLDLTWNSACLHNFDGLQELTKLRYLNLSGNYLIGDNVVLESVGRLGSLEAINFFGTGLGGALQDIDFRNLKNLRELRLGYNRLNGSIPASLFELPHLEYLDLSENLLQGHIPIDLSRNLKKLQELDISRNQLNGTIQACLFELPCLEYLDLSGNLLQGHIPKIEHTRTLKTLRELHLGLNRLIGSIPAWLFELPRLVYLDLSGNLLQGHIPTSLSSNISLSLKTLKLAGNNLSGKFDFFWLRNYAMLKEVDLSWNTELAIDVKFLTSVTPFQLRALMLSGCNLDNSIIAGPNLFVTQRHMQFLDLSNNNLAGSLPNWMFSNETTLIYLGLANNLLVGSLDLMWQQQPNLQMINISRNFFRGQLPTDISSVFPNLTVLDASYNNISGYLPSSLCNISNLEFVDLSNNKLTGEVPSCLFTDCSLLEILKLSNNTLGGPILGGAKYICNVVDIYLDSNYFEGALPNNIQGIQGSDFVSVMDFHDNKLSGELDVSFWNISSLLFLSVASNNLNGQIYPTICNMTGLQYLDMSDNDFHGSIPNCSSKLPLYFLNMSSNTLSGFPSFFFNSSSVIALDLSDNQFRGSLDWIQHLSQIKFLKLGANMFEGHISADLCHLHYLNIIDLSHNRLSGSVPSCIGGISFGYLTNDDYGYLSMFSIFGFDVGQSNMDSDDPQFSYDDYLHQGFTFSTKGNVYTYSPSFFNLMSGIDLSANMLSGEIPWELGNLSHVKSLNLSRNFFTGQIPATIANMSAVESLDLSHNKLSGPIPWQMTQMSSLEVFSVAYNNLSGCIPNFGQFSSFSGESYLGNANLHNLTKENKCSLSTDTMEEVGDDVVTDDLVLYIISSASFVLAFWATVAFLFCHSMGQSLVLRL, encoded by the exons ATGCTCACCAATAAACTAGCTATGTCTATGAGCTGCTACTTCCCGCTGGGAACCATGCTCTGTGTCCTCTTCGTTTTGCAGCTCAAGTTTCACATGACATGTGCCTGCGCTGTCGAGGAGAGGGATGCTCTTATGCGCATCAGGTCTTTGTTGGTGCAGGCAAACGCTATGGACGTTCCTCCCTCATGGGGCCGGAGTGAGGACTGCTGCACCTGGGAGAGGGTCACTTGCAACAACAGCACACGAGTGTCGGGTCTCAAGCTCGACCATATGTCTCAATTTGTTGCAATTGGAACTCCATGCTTGTCTCGCTTGTTGAATCTCAATTTGACCATCTTTGGATCATTTCGTGAGCTTCAGCTGCTGGATTTAACTTGGAATTCGGCTTGCCTTCATAATTTTGATG GGCTTCAAGAATTGACTAAACTTCGGTATCTCAACCTCAGTGGAAATTATTTGATTGGGGATAATGTCGTCTTGGAATCCGTTGGTAGATTGGGTTCTCTTGAAGCCATAAATTTTTTTGGAACCGGTCTGGGCGGTGCTCTTCAGGACATAG ACTTCAGAAATCTCAAGAACTTGAGAGAACTTCGTCTAGGATACAATAGATTGAATGGAAGCATCCCAGCTTCCTTATTCGAGCTTCCACACCTTGAATACTTGGATCTTTCAGAAAATCTCCTTCAAGGGCATATACCT ATAGACCTCTCAAGAAACCTCAAGAAGTTGCAAGAATTAGATATAAGTCGCAATCAATTGAATGGAACCATCCAAGCTTGCTTATTTGAGCTCCCATGCCTTGAATATTTGGATCTTTCAGGAAATCTCCTTCAAGGACATATACCA AAGATAGAGCACACAAGAACCCTCAAAACCTTGCGAGAACTCCATCTCGGATTGAATCGATTGATTGGAAGCATCCCAGCTTGGTTATTTGAGCTTCCACGACTTGTATACTTGGATCTTTCAGGAAATCTCCTTCAAGGGCATATACCTACAAGCTTGTCTTCGAATATTTCTTTGTCACTTAAAACTCTCAAGTTAGCGGGAAATAATCTAAGTGGGAAGTTTGATTTCTTTTGGCTACGGAACTACGCCATGTTAAAGGAGGTAGACTTATCGTGGAATACCGAATTGGCTATCGATGTGAAGTTCCTTACAAGTGTGACTCCATTTCAACTGCGAGCACTAATGCTCTCTGGGTGTAACTTGGACAATAGTATCATTGCAGGACCAAATTTATTTGTCACACAACGTCATATGCAATTCCTTGATCTATCCAACAACAACCTGGCAGGGAGCCTGCCTAACTGGATGTTTTCAAACGAAACAACATTGATTTATCTGGGTCTTGCAAATAACTTGCTAGTAGGATCATTGGATCTGATGTGGCAGCAGCAACCTAATCTCCAAATGATCAACATATCTAGGAACTTTTTCAGGGGACAGCTCCCAACGGACATCAGCTCAGTGTTTCCCAATCTAACTGTTCTAGATGCTTCTTATAACAATATTTCAGGATATTTACCATCCTCTCTGTGCAATATTAGTAACTTGGAATTTGTAGACCTTTCAAACAATAAACTTACAGGGGAGGTGCCATCTTGCTTGTTCACTGATTGTTCATTGCTGGAAATCCTGAAGCTCTCAAACAACACTCTCGGGGGTCCCATACTTGGTGGGGCTAAGTATATCTGTAATGTTGTGGACATATACCTTGACAGCAACTATTTCGAAGGAGCATTGCCTAACAATATACAAGGAATACAAGGATCAGATTTTGTGTCAGTCATGGATTTTCATGATAATAAATTGTCCGGCGAACTTGATGTATCATTTTGGAATATTTCTTCCTTACTATTTTTGAGTGTTGCTAGTAATAATTTAAATGGTCAAATTTATCCAACAATTTGCAATATGACTGGTCTTCAATATTTGGATATGTCAGACAATGACTTCCATGGGTCTATACCAAACTGTAGCAGCAAGTTACCACTATACTTTTTGAACATGTCAAGCAATACCCTCTCAGGCTTTCCAAGTTTTTTTTTCAACAGCTCCTCTGTCATAGCTCTAGATCTAAGTGATAACCAGTTCAGGGGCAGTCTTGATTGGATACAACATCTTTCTCAAATAAAGTTTCTCAAATTGGGTGCGAATATGTTTGAGGGGCATATCTCCGCGGACCTGTGTCATCTCCATTACTTGAATATAATTGACCTGTCGCATAATAGACTTTCGGGTTCAGTACCATCTTGCATAGGTGGCATCTCATTTGGATACCTTACTAATGATGACTATGGTTATTTGTCCATGTTTTCTATTTTTGGCTTCGATGTGGGGCAATCTAACATGGACAGCGATGATCCACAATTCTCGTATGATGATTATCTCCACCAAGGCTTCACCTTCTCTACTAAAGGAAATGTTTACACATACAGCCCCAGTTTCTTCAATCTAATGTCTGGCATTGACTTATCGGCAAACATGCTATCAGGGGAGATCCCATGGGAGTTAGGAAATCTGAGCCATGTCAAGTCCCTCAATCTATCGCGCAATTTCTTTACTGGCCAAATCCCGGCTACCATTGCAAACATGAGCGCCGTGGAAAGCCTGGATTTGTCCCATAACAAGTTGAGTGGGCCGATACCTTGGCAGATGACTCAGATGTCATCTTTGGAGGTGTTCTCTGTTGCCTACAACAACTTATCAGGGTGTATACCAAACTTTGGCCAATTCAGCTCGTTCAGTGGGGAGAGTTACTTAGGCAATGCTAACCTTCACAATTTAACAAAGGAGAACAAGTGCTCTCTTAGTACAGACACCATGGAAGAAGTGGGAGATGATGTGGTAACTGATGATTTAGTCCTTTATATTATCAGTTCTGCGTCATTCGTATTGGCATTCTGGGCCACTGTTGCATTCCTGTTTTGCCATTCAATGGGACAGAGTCTGGTACTCCGACTATAG